One window from the genome of Malus domestica chromosome 01, GDT2T_hap1 encodes:
- the LOC103401656 gene encoding probable xyloglucan galactosyltransferase GT17 produces MFSRRQSPPSPPWTDDEKEKHYYYSNNKGTHFNNPHLRFGALVFVFLSLWLLLLLIWFPPKTTPIVELDVDLVQKPQQQQNVHHHLIHKTQNPNRINTSTTAIAAATTTTKSPFTVPTCYPSVSVYVYPLPAKFNLGLLDNCHILNVYTNMCPHVANRGLGQPHPQLGSAASWFATHQFIAEMIFHARVENHPCRTLDPGRATLFYVPFYGGLHASSNFKEANLTARDELTVDLVDYVQSQPWWKRHNGRDHFIALGRTAWDFMRAADGPDFGANSLLNLPAVKNMSVLTVERHPWQGSNQHGLPYPSYFHPSTWQEMVAWQNKVREMERAHLFSFIGGPRKGLEKAAVRNEFIRQCGESTRCMLLKCGSGASKCHEPSEVLKVMSESQFCLQAPGDSFTRRSTFDSVLAGCIPVFSSPHTAYTQYKWFLPGDVSTYSVYIEEKSDASKRIEEELLKIPSEKVTAMREKLIELIPSLTYAHPNATNLGFGDAVDVALASLAKHIQTVI; encoded by the coding sequence ATGTTTTCTAGAAGGCAAAGTCCTCCGAGTCCTCCATGGACTGATGACGAGAAAGAGAAACACTACTATTACTCCAACAACAAAGGCACCCACTTTAACAATCCCCACCTCCGATTTGGTGCCTTGGtttttgtctttctctctctttggcttcttctcctcctcattTGGTTCCCTCCCAAAACCACACCCATTGTTGAGCTTGATGTTGATCTTGTCCAAAAACCACAGCAGCAACAAAATGTCCACCACCACCTcattcacaaaacccaaaatcctAACCGCATCAATACTAGTACTACCGCCATcgccgccgccaccaccaccacaaaatCCCCATTTACGGTTCCTACTTGCTACCCAAGCGTCTCGGTGTACGTATACCCTTTGCCGGCCAAGTTCAACCTCGGACTACTGGACAATTGTCACATTCTAAACGTGTACACCAACATGTGTCCCCATGTGGCGAACCGCGGCCTTGGCCAGCCGCATCCCCAATTGGGCTCCGCCGCCTCCTGGTTCGCCACCCACCAGTTCATTGCCGAGATGATCTTCCACGCACGCGTGGAAAATCACCCCTGCCGCACTCTTGATCCCGGACGTGCCACCCTCTTCTACGTCCCCTTCTACGGCGGCCTCCACGCCTCCAGCAATTTCAAGGAAGCCAACCTCACCGCCCGTGACGAGCTCACCGTTGACTTGGTCGATTACGTTCAGTCCCAGCCTTGGTGGAAGAGGCATAACGGTAGGGACCACTTTATCGCCCTGGGGAGGACCGCGTGGGATTTCATGAGGGCCGCCGATGGTCCTGATTTCGGGGCCAACTCCCTCCTCAACTTACCTGCCGTCAAAAACATGTCGGTGCTGACTGTGGAGAGGCATCCTTGGCAAGGTTCAAACCAACACGGCTTGCCCTACCCTTCATATTTCCACCCGTCCACTTGGCAGGAGATGGTGGCATGGCAGAACAAAGTGAGGGAAATGGAGCGAGCCCACTTGTTTTCTTTCATCGGTGGGCCCCGAAAGGGATTAGAAAAAGCAGCCGTCCGGAACGAGTTCATACGGCAATGCGGTGAGTCAACTCGGTGCATGCTCTTAAAATGTGGCTCTGGGGCTAGCAAATGCCACGAGCCGAGCGAGGTGCTAAAGGTAATGTCCGAGTCGCAGTTTTGCTTGCAAGCACCTGGTGATTCGTTCACTCGGCGGTCGACGTTTGACTCGGTGCTCGCCGGCTGCATACCGGTGTTCTCCTCGCCGCACACGGCGTACACTCAGTACAAGTGGTTTTTACCTGGTGACGTGAGCACGTATTCGGTTTACATTGAAGAGAAAAGTGACGCGAGTAAGAGAATCGAAGAGGAGCTGCTGAAGATTCCGAGCGAAAAGGTGACGGCGATGCGGGAAAAGCTCATAGAATTGATCCCAAGTCTCACTTACGCGCATCCGAATGCGACTAATCTTGGGTTTGGGGACGCCGTGGACGTTGCACTTGCATCGTTGGCCAAGCACATCCAGACAGtgatatga